A portion of the Eubacterium maltosivorans genome contains these proteins:
- the lgt gene encoding prolipoprotein diacylglyceryl transferase gives MPTPNPTAFTIFNIEVKWYGILIAAALVIGMLIAVKRSAKYGIKSDDIMDFFLFLVPSIIVGARLYYVIFEWGYYSKHLNEIIMTRSGGLAIHGGIIAGVIVGIILCRVKKINFFALADTVIPALPLGQAIGRWGNYFNQEAHGTITDLPWAITVSDPILGMIRVHPTFLYESIWDLLVFGFLFFYEKKFKKVNGELLFLYLALYSVGRFFIEELRTDSLMFMNIRVAQLISLALVIVGFGGIIVLRKKFGGEHLNGGE, from the coding sequence ATGCCAACACCGAACCCTACAGCGTTTACGATTTTCAATATTGAGGTGAAATGGTACGGAATCCTCATTGCTGCTGCCCTGGTAATCGGGATGCTGATTGCGGTCAAGCGTAGTGCGAAATACGGGATTAAGAGCGATGATATCATGGATTTTTTTCTGTTTCTGGTTCCGTCCATTATTGTAGGCGCGCGGCTTTATTACGTTATTTTTGAATGGGGCTACTATTCAAAACACCTTAATGAGATTATTATGACGCGCTCCGGCGGTCTGGCCATACACGGCGGGATTATTGCCGGAGTGATTGTCGGGATTATCCTGTGTCGGGTAAAGAAGATCAATTTCTTTGCGTTGGCAGATACGGTGATCCCGGCATTGCCGCTGGGGCAGGCCATTGGGCGCTGGGGGAATTACTTTAATCAGGAAGCTCATGGTACCATTACGGATCTGCCTTGGGCCATTACAGTAAGCGATCCGATTCTGGGGATGATACGTGTTCATCCTACATTTTTATATGAATCTATCTGGGATTTGCTCGTTTTTGGATTCCTGTTCTTTTATGAAAAGAAATTCAAAAAAGTTAACGGTGAGTTGCTATTTTTGTACCTCGCATTGTATTCTGTAGGCCGCTTCTTTATTGAAGAACTGCGGACGGACAGCCTGATGTTTATGAATATTCGGGTGGCCCAGCTCATCAGTCTGGCCCTTGTGATCGTCGGATTTGGTGGTATCATTGTCCTGAGGAAAAAATTTGGCGGCGAGCATTTAAATGGTGGCGAATAG
- the tnpA gene encoding IS200/IS605 family transposase — MKDKNNLSHTVYQCKYHIIMIPKYRRMIIYNKLKRDIGQILRTLIERKPGIEIIEAEACPDHIHMLVEIPPKYSISSFMGYLKSKSTLMIFDRHAHLKYKYGNRKFWARGYYVDAVGKNEKRIKEYIQQQLWEDKLSDQISMKEYIDPFTGESVK, encoded by the coding sequence ATGAAAGACAAAAATAATTTATCACATACGGTATATCAATGCAAATATCACATCATTATGATCCCCAAATATAGGAGAATGATAATCTACAACAAATTAAAAAGAGATATTGGGCAAATATTAAGAACTTTAATCGAAAGGAAGCCAGGGATTGAAATCATTGAAGCAGAAGCGTGTCCGGATCATATTCATATGTTGGTGGAGATACCACCGAAATACAGCATATCGAGCTTTATGGGATACTTAAAAAGCAAATCGACCTTAATGATTTTTGATCGACATGCGCATTTGAAATACAAATATGGAAACCGCAAATTTTGGGCGAGAGGATATTATGTGGATGCTGTTGGAAAAAATGAGAAAAGAATCAAAGAGTACATACAGCAGCAATTATGGGAAGATAAATTAAGCGACCAAATAAGCATGAAGGAATATATTGACCCGTTTACGGGTGAATCGGTGAAATAG